TCGTTGGGGCTTTGGGGCTGATACTTACCCAAGATAATATCTTCTTCTAAAATAGATTTTAGCTCAGTCTGCATACTTTCCGTTCTCTTCTCAAAATCTAATTGACGATCACTGAATGATTCCATAAACTTACTGGTGGTAGGCAACGAATAGACCAAGACTTCTTCGAGAATAACGGTGTCCCGTACTAATCCCTGCACAATAGAATATTGATCTCCGGCGAGATAGTCAGGTACCACAAATTCGGCAGTTTTGTAACCTACACTAGAAAAAACAATAGTATCTTCGGGGTAAACGTTAAGGCTGAAGTATCCCACACTGTCGCTGATGGTGCCTTCGGAGAGCTGATTATCGTAAACAGTAACGTACGGTAAAGCAGTGATGCTATCCATTGAAAAAACTACCCCGCTAATAGTAATAAGATGCTTGTTAGCTGGGTCAGTAGGGTTCTGGGCAACGGCACTAAGAATCCCTGAGCAGGCAAATACTAAAAAAATTAGTGGACGAATCATACGCTAGGTTGGTAATATCACCCAAAATAAAAAAATCAACCCTAAAAAATAATTTCTAGGGCTGATCTTTAA
This region of Tunicatimonas pelagia genomic DNA includes:
- a CDS encoding carboxypeptidase-like regulatory domain-containing protein, which encodes MIRPLIFLVFACSGILSAVAQNPTDPANKHLITISGVVFSMDSITALPYVTVYDNQLSEGTISDSVGYFSLNVYPEDTIVFSSVGYKTAEFVVPDYLAGDQYSIVQGLVRDTVILEEVLVYSLPTTSKFMESFSDRQLDFEKRTESMQTELKSILEEDIILGKYQPQSPNDGITRMYNAEWGLVPPNNFLNPMRWSQFVKDLRRHNTRDQKKR